A stretch of DNA from Gottschalkia acidurici 9a:
TTTATCTTTTATAGATTCACTTCTTTTTGCACTAATAATTAAATGACTATTATTAAAATCTATATCAATATCTTCTTTTTTAATGATAGGTAAATCTGCTTCTACTAAATAACTTTCGTTCGTTTCTTTTAAATCAACTTTAAAACTTCCATTCTTAGAATTCATCATTGGAAAAGATATTCTAGTATTATATATCTTATTTCCCTAGTCTTCTTTGTTGCTCTAAATATATTAAAAGTACATTTATATCTGCTGGTGAAACACCAGATATCCTAGAAGCTTGACCTACCGACTCTGGTTTTATAGCTGATAGCTTTTGTCTTGCTTCTAATCTTATTCCTTTTACGGCTTCATAATCCATGTCTGGACTTAATTTTTTACTTTCAAGTTTTTTGAACTGTTCTATTTGTTGAATTTGCTTGTCTATATATCCATCATATTTTATTTGAATTTCTACTTGCATTCTAGCTTCTCTATTTAAAGTTGGTCTATCAGTATCTAGTTTTTCTACTATATCATAGTTTAATTCCGGTCTTTTTATTAAGTCATATAATGTTGTAGGTGTCTTTAACTCTGAGGTACCCAGTTCTTTTATAATTTCATTTATTTCCCTACTAGGATTTACTTTAAAATCTTTTAATCGTTTTAGTTCAGACTCAACTGCTTCTTTTTTTTCTAGATACCTTTTATATCTTTCTTCAGTAACTAATCCCACTTTATATCCTTTTTCAGTAAGTCTTAAATCTGCATTATCTTGTCTTAATGTAAGTCTATATTCTGATCTAGAAGTCATCATTCTATATGGTTCATTAGTTCCTTTAGTTACTAAGTCATCTATCAGAACCCCTATATATCCTTCAGATCTATCTAGTATCATAGGGTCTTGTCCATTTAGCTTTAGAACTGCATTAATTCCAGCTACTATTCCTTGAGATGCAGCTTCCTCATATCCTGAAGTTCCATTTATTTGACCTGCAAAAAATAGATTTTCTATTCTCATAGATTCCAGTGTTCTTTTAAGTTCAGTAGGATCTATACAGTCATATTCTATAGCATATGCACTTCTCATTATTTTGACGTCCTCAAGTCCTTCAACACTTTTCATCATCTTAACAAGAACTTCTTCTGGAAGTGTAGATGACATTCCCTGAACATACATTTCATGAGTATCTTTTCCTTCTGGCTCTAAAAATACTTGATGTCTATTTTTATCTGAGAATCTAACTATTTTATCTTCTATAGATGGGCAATATCTAGGACCTATACTATCTACATCTCCAGAATACATTGGGGATTTATGCAGGTTTTCTCTTATGATCTTATGAGTTTCCTCATTAGTGTATGTTAAATAGCAAGATATCTGTTCTATATCTATCTTTTCAGTTAAAAATGAAAATGGTATTATCTCTTCATCTCCTGGTTGCTCTATTACCTTACTAAAATCTACACTTTTTCTATGAATTCTAGCAGGAGTTCC
This window harbors:
- a CDS encoding Hsp20 family protein, producing MMNSKNGSFKVDLKETNESYLVEADLPIIKKEDIDIDFNNSHLIISAKRSESIKDKGRKIDIH
- the mnmG gene encoding tRNA uridine-5-carboxymethylaminomethyl(34) synthesis enzyme MnmG, translating into MNKGYYDGKYDVIVIGAGHAGCEAALATARMGKKTLILTMSLDAIALLACNPSIGGTGKGHLVKEVDALGGEMGLNTDYTTIQSRMLNTAKGPAVHSLRTQTDKSEYQIRMKNILENQENLDLRQGEVTEILVEDEKVTGVITRMGARYDTSSVIICTGTYLKGRIFVGDLNYEGGPNGLYPSNELSECLKGLGFEMRRFKTGTPARIHRKSVDFSKVIEQPGDEEIIPFSFLTEKIDIEQISCYLTYTNEETHKIIRENLHKSPMYSGDVDSIGPRYCPSIEDKIVRFSDKNRHQVFLEPEGKDTHEMYVQGMSSTLPEEVLVKMMKSVEGLEDVKIMRSAYAIEYDCIDPTELKRTLESMRIENLFFAGQINGTSGYEEAASQGIVAGINAVLKLNGQDPMILDRSEGYIGVLIDDLVTKGTNEPYRMMTSRSEYRLTLRQDNADLRLTEKGYKVGLVTEERYKRYLEKKEAVESELKRLKDFKVNPSREINEIIKELGTSELKTPTTLYDLIKRPELNYDIVEKLDTDRPTLNREARMQVEIQIKYDGYIDKQIQQIEQFKKLESKKLSPDMDYEAVKGIRLEARQKLSAIKPESVGQASRISGVSPADINVLLIYLEQQRRLGK